A genome region from Chengkuizengella sp. SCS-71B includes the following:
- a CDS encoding YveK family protein, translating into MEQDMNVKEFLQLILRKMWMIIIITVIVTVTTGLVNYYVLTPTYKSSSQILVTPEISELQPFDLNDIRSSIELINTYSVIIKSPLILEQVSENLEGKYSAQYISSLIQVYTENQSQVFTIEVTSEDREMASQITNTVAQVFKTKIVELMQVNNVTILSEAKVPNSPVKPNPILNIAISFVVAVVFSLVLIFLLEFFDNSVKTERHVDDLELSVLGTVNKIGKINMKKFLKEKRSKKEDSVTKEGSITYEA; encoded by the coding sequence ATGGAACAAGATATGAATGTAAAAGAATTTCTTCAATTAATTCTAAGAAAAATGTGGATGATCATCATAATTACTGTAATAGTTACGGTAACCACAGGGCTAGTTAATTATTATGTCCTAACACCTACGTATAAATCTTCTAGTCAAATCCTTGTTACCCCTGAAATTTCCGAATTACAGCCATTTGATCTTAATGACATTCGTTCTAGTATAGAGTTAATTAATACTTATAGTGTCATCATTAAAAGTCCTCTTATATTGGAACAAGTTAGTGAGAATTTAGAAGGGAAATATTCTGCTCAGTATATAAGCAGTTTGATTCAAGTGTATACAGAAAATCAATCGCAAGTATTCACAATAGAGGTAACCAGTGAGGATCGTGAAATGGCTTCGCAGATTACAAATACAGTCGCACAAGTGTTTAAAACAAAAATAGTTGAGCTAATGCAAGTGAATAATGTGACTATATTATCAGAAGCTAAGGTTCCAAATTCTCCTGTAAAACCTAACCCGATTTTAAATATAGCTATTTCTTTTGTTGTAGCTGTAGTATTTTCTTTGGTACTAATATTCTTATTAGAATTTTTTGATAATTCAGTTAAAACTGAACGTCATGTAGATGATTTAGAATTATCAGTTCTAGGGACAGTAAATAAAATAGGGAAAATAAACATGAAGAAGTTTTTAAAAGAGAAGAGAAGTAAAAAAGAAGATAGTGTTACTAAGGAAGGGAGCATCACATATGAAGCTTGA
- the murJ gene encoding murein biosynthesis integral membrane protein MurJ encodes MKKLVFILMILAIFSKMLGFGREITLSYFYGASNVTDAYLISLTIPLILFQFFAKSIQHTYIPMYSRILKEKGIKDAIGFTNMLINVVLVICTFIVVIVIVFTVPIVKMFASGFQEETLILATNLTRISIFAIYFSGLVYIFTGYLHLNNNFKVPSLMSLPFNLAIILSIFLAYRFNNIILGIGSVVAGLLQILWLMPFVLKQGYRFSFVLNKYKEQFKKIIYLSLPVMIGVSANQINVLVDRTIASQISIGGISALTYANLFNLFIQGVFVASITTVIFPMISKMVVENNLSGLKKSISTIFNSINLLLIPAVVGVMIFAELIVQVVFGRGAFDSQAVSMTSTALFYYSIGMVGYGLRDVLSKVFFSMEDTKTPMINAAIGMGLNIILNIILSKFLGIGGLALATSISATFTTILLTISLRRKIGQFGLKHISVSFVKILIASLLTGVISKLSFDYLSIHIFNQFLLFLLTLAIGVTTYVVIIYFIKIDDVNIFVNVIKRKIKSVLK; translated from the coding sequence GTGAAAAAATTAGTATTCATTTTAATGATATTAGCCATATTTTCAAAAATGCTTGGGTTCGGCAGAGAGATTACACTATCTTATTTTTATGGGGCATCAAATGTTACAGATGCGTATTTAATTTCTCTAACTATACCTTTAATATTATTTCAGTTTTTTGCAAAAAGCATTCAACATACTTATATTCCTATGTATAGTAGAATATTGAAAGAAAAAGGGATAAAAGATGCTATAGGTTTTACTAACATGCTTATAAATGTTGTTTTAGTAATATGTACTTTTATTGTTGTCATCGTAATTGTATTTACGGTTCCTATCGTTAAGATGTTTGCCTCTGGATTTCAAGAAGAAACTTTAATATTAGCGACTAATTTAACTAGAATAAGCATATTTGCAATTTATTTTTCAGGGTTGGTTTATATATTTACTGGATATTTACATCTAAATAATAATTTTAAAGTTCCAAGTCTTATGAGTTTACCTTTCAATTTAGCCATCATTCTTTCAATTTTTCTAGCTTATAGATTTAATAATATCATTTTAGGTATAGGGAGTGTTGTTGCAGGTTTACTTCAAATATTATGGTTAATGCCATTTGTTTTGAAACAAGGTTATAGATTTAGTTTTGTACTGAACAAATATAAGGAACAATTTAAAAAAATAATTTACTTATCACTTCCTGTAATGATAGGAGTTTCAGCGAACCAGATTAATGTATTAGTAGATAGAACGATTGCGTCACAAATATCAATTGGCGGAATATCTGCTCTAACTTATGCAAATCTGTTTAATTTATTTATACAAGGAGTTTTTGTTGCGTCAATTACAACGGTCATATTTCCAATGATTTCAAAAATGGTAGTAGAAAATAATCTATCTGGTTTAAAAAAATCCATATCCACTATCTTTAACAGCATTAATTTGCTATTAATACCAGCAGTAGTAGGAGTTATGATTTTTGCAGAGCTCATTGTGCAAGTGGTATTTGGCAGAGGAGCATTTGATTCACAGGCGGTTTCAATGACTTCGACTGCCTTGTTTTATTATTCTATCGGTATGGTCGGATACGGACTAAGGGATGTTTTATCTAAAGTGTTTTTTTCCATGGAGGATACTAAGACACCTATGATCAATGCCGCAATAGGCATGGGGTTAAATATTATATTGAACATCATTCTTTCCAAATTTTTAGGAATAGGCGGCTTAGCTTTAGCTACAAGTATTTCTGCAACATTTACTACAATATTGCTCACAATCAGTCTTAGAAGGAAAATAGGGCAATTTGGATTAAAGCACATAAGTGTATCATTTGTCAAAATATTAATTGCCTCACTATTGACAGGTGTGATTTCCAAATTAAGCTTTGACTATTTATCAATTCATATTTTTAATCAATTCCTATTATTCCTGCTTACTTTAGCAATAGGTGTAACAACTTATGTAGTCATTATTTATTTCATTAAGATAGATGATGTAAATATTTTTGTGAATGTTATAAAAAGAAAGATTAAAAGTGTTTTGAAGTAA